In Amycolatopsis endophytica, the following are encoded in one genomic region:
- a CDS encoding SDR family oxidoreductase has protein sequence MTNTAPLPAEQDGRPRTAIVTGSDSGIGRAIAVALGGGGVDVGITWHRDSDGAEETAAQVREAGSRAEVRKLDLGDLPTAAAAIDDLAGALGGVDVLVNCAGTGTGQRVMDMDFDTWRHVLSVDLDGAFLCAQRAARHMIDSGRGGRIVNITSVHEHAPKVGAAPYCAAKAGLGMLTKVLALELAGHGITVNSVAPGEISTPMTGQTDANPHDQVRPGVPLGRTGHAREVAAVVAFLTTPAASYVTGSSYVVDGGMLLMGPQGASALAGNDWREP, from the coding sequence ATGACCAACACAGCTCCCCTTCCCGCGGAACAGGACGGACGGCCGCGCACCGCGATCGTGACCGGATCCGACTCCGGCATCGGGCGTGCGATCGCCGTCGCGCTCGGTGGCGGCGGCGTCGATGTCGGCATCACCTGGCACCGCGACTCCGACGGCGCCGAGGAGACGGCCGCGCAGGTGCGGGAGGCCGGTTCCCGTGCCGAGGTCCGGAAGCTCGACCTGGGCGACCTGCCGACCGCGGCCGCCGCGATCGACGATCTGGCCGGGGCACTCGGCGGTGTCGACGTGCTGGTGAACTGCGCCGGGACGGGCACCGGTCAGCGGGTCATGGACATGGACTTCGACACCTGGCGGCACGTGCTGTCGGTCGACCTCGACGGCGCGTTCCTGTGCGCGCAGCGGGCCGCGCGGCACATGATCGACAGCGGCAGGGGCGGGCGGATCGTCAACATCACCAGCGTGCACGAGCACGCCCCGAAGGTCGGCGCCGCCCCCTACTGCGCCGCGAAGGCCGGGCTGGGGATGCTGACGAAGGTGCTCGCGCTGGAACTGGCCGGGCACGGCATCACGGTCAATTCGGTGGCACCGGGCGAGATCTCCACGCCGATGACGGGCCAGACCGACGCGAACCCGCACGACCAGGTCCGCCCCGGTGTCCCGCTCGGCCGCACCGGGCACGCGCGGGAGGTCGCCGCCGTGGTGGCGTTCCTGACCACGCCGGCGGCGTCCTACGTGACCGGCTCGTCCTACGTCGTCGACGGCGGCATGCTCCTCATGGGCCCGCAGGGCGCCTCCGCCCTCGCCGGCAACGACTGGCGCGAGCCCTGA